In Sphingomonas sp. SUN019, one genomic interval encodes:
- a CDS encoding type II toxin-antitoxin system RelE/ParE family toxin — protein MAEVIWRNQALDDLDQVIRYIRQFDPGAADAIGVRLFDLGESLADFPRRGRPAANGLREMVNVQPYILTYDVQGNEVFILSIRHSARDLT, from the coding sequence ATGGCTGAAGTCATCTGGCGCAATCAGGCGCTCGATGATCTTGATCAGGTCATCCGCTATATAAGGCAGTTCGATCCGGGAGCCGCGGACGCGATCGGCGTGCGCTTGTTCGACCTCGGCGAAAGCCTCGCTGATTTTCCACGACGAGGACGTCCGGCGGCAAACGGCCTGCGCGAGATGGTCAATGTACAGCCTTACATCCTGACCTACGACGTCCAGGGAAATGAGGTCTTCATACTGTCGATCCGCCACAGCGCCCGCGACCTGACATGA
- a CDS encoding long-chain-fatty-acid--CoA ligase: MLGLMQDTELTVDRILTHAATWHADREIVTREASGEITRSSFGAVHALAKRVSAALLRDGVQQGDRIATMGWNSARHLAAWYGVTNIGAVLHTLNPRLFLEQIAYIANHAGDRLLFADPMCAATVAQLLPHAPGIEKVVFLCDAATLPKTDYSAIAFDDWIADTGDDAAWGGFDERSACGLCYTSGTTGNPKGVLYSHRSNWLHANMTLQADALALSARDNVLMVVPMYHANSWGIVYSAPMVGAKLVLPGPKMDGGSIYRLIEDEGVTYSAAVPTVWQGLLQYIKSIGGKFSTLQRVTIGGSAVPESLVRTFRDDFGVDVVQGWGMTETSPLATMSSPSAEVAAMDADAQVAYKVKQGRLICGLEFKLIDDAGQRLPFDGRTPGRLMIKGPTIASAYYGGEGGDILDEEGYFDTGDVSTIDARGYMQITDRAKDIVKSGGEWISSIEIENIAVAHPAVAIAAVIGIAHPKWDERPILLCQLTPGETAEGKEVLAYLDGKIAKWWMPDDVLFVDEIPLGATGKIDKKLIRTRLEGYSLPFVS; encoded by the coding sequence ATGCTGGGCCTGATGCAGGATACCGAACTGACGGTCGACCGGATCCTGACGCACGCCGCGACGTGGCACGCAGACCGCGAGATCGTCACGCGCGAAGCGTCGGGAGAGATCACGCGCTCCAGCTTCGGCGCGGTCCACGCGCTCGCCAAACGCGTCTCCGCCGCCCTGCTGCGCGACGGCGTGCAGCAGGGCGACCGGATCGCAACGATGGGCTGGAACAGCGCGCGTCACCTCGCCGCCTGGTACGGCGTAACGAATATCGGCGCAGTGCTCCACACGCTCAACCCGCGGCTGTTCCTCGAACAGATCGCCTATATCGCCAACCACGCCGGCGACCGCCTGTTGTTCGCCGATCCGATGTGCGCCGCCACCGTCGCGCAGTTGCTACCGCACGCACCGGGAATCGAGAAAGTTGTCTTCCTGTGCGACGCCGCGACGCTGCCGAAGACCGACTATTCTGCGATCGCGTTCGACGATTGGATCGCAGACACCGGCGATGACGCCGCGTGGGGCGGGTTCGACGAACGCTCCGCCTGCGGTCTCTGCTATACCTCGGGCACCACCGGCAATCCGAAGGGCGTGCTGTATTCGCACCGTTCGAACTGGCTGCACGCGAACATGACGCTGCAGGCCGATGCGCTGGCGTTGTCGGCGCGCGACAACGTGCTGATGGTCGTGCCGATGTACCACGCGAACAGCTGGGGCATCGTCTATTCAGCCCCGATGGTCGGCGCGAAGCTGGTGCTGCCGGGGCCGAAGATGGACGGCGGATCGATCTATCGCCTGATCGAGGACGAAGGCGTCACCTATTCCGCCGCGGTGCCGACCGTGTGGCAGGGGCTGCTCCAGTACATCAAGTCGATCGGCGGCAAATTCTCCACGCTGCAGCGCGTGACGATCGGCGGATCGGCGGTGCCCGAATCTTTGGTCCGCACCTTCCGCGACGATTTCGGCGTCGACGTCGTGCAGGGCTGGGGCATGACCGAAACCTCGCCGCTCGCGACCATGTCCAGCCCCTCGGCCGAGGTCGCGGCGATGGATGCCGACGCGCAGGTGGCCTACAAGGTGAAACAGGGCCGCCTGATCTGCGGTCTCGAGTTCAAACTGATCGACGATGCGGGACAGCGGCTGCCGTTCGACGGCCGGACGCCGGGCCGGTTGATGATCAAGGGACCAACGATCGCATCGGCCTATTACGGCGGCGAAGGCGGCGACATCCTCGACGAAGAAGGCTATTTCGACACCGGCGACGTATCCACGATCGACGCGCGCGGCTATATGCAGATCACCGACCGCGCGAAGGACATCGTGAAGTCGGGCGGCGAATGGATTTCGTCGATCGAAATCGAGAATATCGCGGTCGCCCACCCCGCGGTTGCGATCGCCGCGGTCATCGGCATCGCGCACCCCAAATGGGATGAACGCCCGATCCTGCTGTGCCAGCTGACGCCGGGCGAAACCGCAGAGGGCAAGGAGGTGCTTGCATATCTCGACGGCAAGATCGCGAAATGGTGGATGCCCGACGACGTCCTGTTCGTCGACGAAATCCCGCTCGGCGCGACCGGCAAGATCGACAAGAAACTGATCCGCACCCGGCTGGAGGGATACTCGCTGCCGTTCGTGAGCTAA
- the mutS gene encoding DNA mismatch repair protein MutS: MMAQYLALKAESADCLLFYRMGDFFELFFDDAKIASAVLDIALTARGEHEGTKIPMCGVPVHAATVYLQRLIKAGHRVAIAEQTESPEAARKARGSKALVNRAIVRVVTAGTLTEEALLDARVANWCVAVGEAGGEVAIAAADVSTGRFEVILTDTLGLDAELARLAAAEVVAAEGSDAPATVSRPRSDFDSGQAEARLKRLYGVATLDGFGQFSRAALSAAGGLVAYLDHTAKGALPFLRPPHISSAAETMAIDAATRESLELTATANGARKGSLLDTIDRTVTGAGARLLSADIGAPLMNRTAVDARLDLVTLFHDDPALRDRLRTSLRALPDIGRALGRLAAGRGGPRDLGQLRDGLDGAWMLGEQLARIETPPALLAQTAPRLRGHGALIDLLKRALVPTPPIDAAAGGYIAEGYDAALDDLRDAGAGGRRAIAALEAKYRAGTGIAALKIRHNGVLGYHIEVAAKNADALMRPDSGFTHRQTLAGVVRFNAPDLHEVAARVTQAGGHALAAEAAHLEDLTAAALDSRETIAATADALARLDVASALAECAAEGGWARPRLVDDACFEIEGGRHPVVEAAAARSGERFVANDCRLSESSRLWLVTGPNMGGKSTFLRQNALIAVVAQAGSYVPATSATLGLVDRLFSRVGASDNLARGRSTFMVEMVETAAILAQATPASFVILDEVGRGTSTYDGLAIAWAVVEAIHEDNRCRCLFATHYHELTRLAERCEALTLHHVRAREWKGELVLLHELADGPADRSYGLAVARLAGMPPATVARAKSVLAKLEAGRAKTGGLAAGLDDLPLFAAAAEAEVEQIDRIRAEIESLDIDALTPRDALDTLYRLKALARADG; the protein is encoded by the coding sequence ATGATGGCGCAATATCTGGCGCTCAAGGCGGAGTCCGCGGATTGCCTGTTGTTCTACCGCATGGGCGATTTCTTCGAACTGTTCTTCGACGATGCGAAGATCGCCAGCGCGGTGCTCGACATCGCACTGACCGCGCGCGGCGAGCATGAGGGGACGAAGATCCCGATGTGCGGCGTGCCGGTACACGCCGCCACCGTCTATCTCCAGCGGCTGATCAAGGCCGGGCACCGCGTCGCGATCGCCGAGCAGACCGAAAGCCCCGAGGCAGCCCGGAAAGCGCGCGGGTCGAAGGCTTTGGTCAACCGCGCGATCGTCCGCGTCGTCACTGCGGGCACGCTGACCGAGGAAGCCTTGCTCGATGCGCGCGTCGCAAACTGGTGCGTCGCGGTCGGCGAAGCAGGCGGCGAGGTGGCGATCGCCGCCGCCGACGTCTCGACCGGACGGTTCGAGGTGATCCTGACCGACACGCTCGGGCTCGATGCGGAACTCGCGCGGCTCGCCGCGGCGGAAGTGGTCGCGGCGGAGGGCAGCGACGCGCCCGCCACGGTCTCGCGGCCGCGCTCCGACTTCGACAGCGGTCAGGCCGAAGCGAGGCTGAAGCGGCTGTACGGCGTCGCGACGCTCGACGGTTTCGGCCAGTTCAGCCGCGCGGCGCTGTCCGCGGCGGGCGGGCTGGTCGCCTATCTCGACCACACCGCGAAGGGCGCGCTCCCGTTCCTCCGCCCGCCGCATATCTCCAGCGCCGCGGAAACGATGGCGATCGACGCCGCGACACGCGAAAGTCTCGAACTCACCGCCACCGCGAACGGCGCGCGCAAGGGCAGCCTGCTCGACACGATCGACCGCACCGTGACTGGCGCGGGCGCGCGATTGCTCTCCGCCGACATCGGTGCGCCGCTGATGAACCGCACCGCCGTCGACGCGCGGCTCGATCTGGTCACCTTGTTCCACGACGACCCCGCGCTCCGCGACCGCCTCCGCACATCGCTAAGGGCGCTCCCCGACATCGGCCGCGCGCTCGGACGGCTGGCGGCGGGGCGTGGCGGCCCACGCGATCTCGGCCAGCTCCGCGATGGCCTCGACGGGGCATGGATGCTCGGCGAACAGCTCGCCCGGATCGAGACGCCGCCCGCACTGCTCGCCCAAACCGCGCCACGCCTGCGCGGCCACGGCGCATTGATCGACCTGCTCAAGCGCGCACTCGTCCCCACCCCGCCGATCGACGCCGCGGCGGGCGGGTACATCGCCGAAGGCTATGACGCCGCGCTCGACGACCTGCGCGATGCGGGCGCGGGCGGGCGGCGCGCGATCGCCGCGCTGGAGGCGAAATACCGCGCCGGGACCGGCATCGCGGCGCTGAAAATCCGCCACAACGGCGTCCTCGGCTATCATATCGAGGTCGCGGCGAAGAACGCCGACGCGCTGATGCGCCCCGATTCCGGCTTCACCCACCGCCAGACTCTGGCCGGGGTCGTCCGCTTCAACGCGCCCGACCTGCACGAGGTCGCCGCGCGCGTGACGCAGGCGGGCGGCCACGCGCTGGCCGCCGAGGCCGCGCATCTCGAAGACCTGACCGCCGCCGCGCTCGACTCGCGCGAAACCATCGCCGCGACCGCCGACGCGCTCGCCCGGCTCGACGTGGCCTCGGCGCTCGCCGAATGCGCCGCAGAAGGCGGCTGGGCGCGCCCACGCCTGGTCGACGACGCGTGTTTCGAAATCGAAGGCGGACGTCACCCGGTCGTCGAGGCCGCGGCCGCGCGAAGCGGCGAGCGCTTCGTCGCCAACGACTGCCGTCTGTCCGAATCCTCGCGATTGTGGCTCGTCACCGGCCCCAACATGGGCGGCAAATCGACCTTCCTGCGCCAGAACGCGCTGATCGCGGTCGTGGCGCAGGCCGGCAGCTACGTCCCCGCTACGTCAGCCACGCTCGGACTGGTCGACCGCCTTTTCAGCCGCGTCGGCGCATCGGACAATCTCGCGCGCGGGCGATCGACCTTCATGGTCGAGATGGTCGAGACCGCCGCGATCCTCGCCCAGGCCACCCCCGCCAGCTTCGTCATCCTCGACGAGGTCGGGCGCGGCACCTCGACCTATGACGGCCTCGCCATCGCCTGGGCGGTGGTGGAGGCGATCCACGAGGACAATCGCTGCCGCTGCCTGTTCGCGACGCACTACCACGAACTGACCCGCCTTGCGGAACGGTGCGAGGCGCTGACCCTCCACCACGTCCGCGCGCGTGAATGGAAGGGCGAACTGGTCCTGCTCCACGAACTCGCCGACGGCCCCGCCGATCGCAGTTACGGCCTGGCCGTCGCACGGCTCGCCGGAATGCCGCCCGCGACCGTCGCGCGCGCGAAATCGGTGCTGGCGAAGCTGGAGGCGGGTCGGGCGAAGACCGGCGGGCTGGCCGCGGGTCTCGACGATCTGCCGTTGTTCGCCGCCGCGGCCGAGGCGGAAGTCGAACAGATCGACCGCATCCGCGCCGAGATCGAATCACTCGACATCGACGCGCTCACCCCGCGAGACGCGCTGGACACGCTGTATCGGCTGAAAGCGCTCGCCCGGGCGGACGGTTGA
- a CDS encoding ABC transporter permease has translation MTEHSGAISGRLALRWLIGGEWRAHPARFLTTAIAIAVGVALGFAVHLVNGSALASFDGAMRGVSGAAALSIRATSPLGFDERIYPRVVAASGVADASPVVRLDARIGRARIVLLGVDVIRAAAVTPSLIGMRPTGQDTQNDAVFDEAALFLSRSAMTQSGARVGSTVQVVANGRTAPLRIAGTLPASGEAAVGVIDIAAAQWRFGRLGRIDRLDLALSDRTLAEPALRALLPADTVLSTPAAQNAQGDALSRAYRVNLDMLALVALLTGGFLVYSAQSLSVVRRQRAFALLRTLGMRRGGVVTAVVLEGAAIGLAGSAVGLVAGYGLAWAALHWFGGDLGAGYFGGGGARVVFQPVAASGFFALGVLAACLGSILPARIAARAAPAAALKNAGDVLDPRRAVKWWPAVALLTAGAGASLLPAIDGLPLFGFAGMALMLAGGVAGVPWFARTLLSPIARRGGTNVPRLLAVRHLHGAPNEAATALCGIVASTALMIAMATMVTSFRGAVDDWLGDVLGADLYARTTTGASFDPATRARLAATPGIATVAFSRQLPLTIAADRPPVSLIARPERNGRDPLLVLIERAPSLPANALPVWVSEPAQRLYGWDAGETIELPIAGRTRFFVAGVWRDYGRQAGAVLIDEGDYQRLTGDEGRDEMSVILAFGQDAGRVASDLTARLPPALRGQMEIARPTMLRRLALTLFDRSFAVTYLLEAVAILVGLAGVAATMSAQTIAREREFGMLRHLGFTRGQLTSMLATEGAIVGLTGALAGIGLGLVLAQVLIHVINPQSFNWTMTTRVPTGTLIGVAAALTGAAAVTAVLAGRSATARSAITSVREDW, from the coding sequence GTGACTGAGCATTCTGGGGCGATCTCGGGAAGGCTGGCGCTGCGCTGGCTGATCGGTGGCGAGTGGCGCGCTCATCCGGCGCGTTTTCTGACCACGGCGATCGCGATCGCCGTCGGCGTCGCGCTCGGTTTTGCGGTACATCTCGTCAACGGGTCGGCGCTGGCGTCGTTCGATGGCGCGATGCGCGGCGTCAGCGGAGCCGCGGCGCTTTCGATCCGCGCGACCAGCCCGCTCGGCTTCGACGAGCGCATCTACCCGCGCGTCGTGGCTGCGAGCGGGGTCGCGGACGCAAGTCCGGTCGTCAGACTCGACGCGCGGATCGGCCGCGCGCGCATCGTCCTGTTGGGTGTCGACGTGATCCGGGCCGCGGCGGTGACGCCGTCGCTGATCGGGATGCGCCCGACCGGTCAAGACACGCAGAACGACGCGGTGTTCGATGAGGCGGCGCTGTTTCTTTCCCGGAGCGCCATGACGCAGAGCGGCGCGCGCGTGGGTTCGACCGTACAGGTCGTCGCGAACGGGAGGACCGCGCCGCTGCGGATCGCGGGCACGCTGCCTGCTTCGGGAGAGGCGGCGGTCGGCGTCATCGACATCGCCGCGGCGCAGTGGCGCTTCGGGCGGCTGGGCCGCATCGATCGGCTGGACCTGGCGCTGTCCGACCGGACCCTGGCCGAGCCTGCCTTGCGGGCGCTGCTTCCTGCGGACACGGTCCTGTCCACCCCCGCCGCACAGAATGCGCAGGGCGACGCGCTGTCGCGCGCGTACCGGGTGAACCTGGATATGCTCGCGCTGGTGGCGCTGCTCACCGGCGGCTTCCTGGTCTATTCGGCGCAATCGCTGTCGGTGGTTCGCCGCCAGCGCGCGTTCGCCCTGCTCAGGACGCTCGGCATGCGGCGCGGCGGCGTCGTGACCGCGGTCGTTCTGGAGGGCGCGGCGATCGGTCTGGCCGGCTCCGCAGTCGGCCTGGTGGCGGGCTACGGGCTTGCCTGGGCCGCGCTGCACTGGTTCGGAGGCGATCTTGGCGCGGGCTATTTCGGTGGCGGCGGCGCGCGGGTGGTGTTTCAGCCGGTCGCGGCGTCTGGGTTTTTCGCGCTCGGCGTGCTGGCGGCGTGTCTGGGGAGCATATTGCCAGCCCGCATCGCCGCCCGCGCCGCACCGGCGGCTGCGCTGAAGAATGCGGGCGATGTGCTCGATCCGCGCCGCGCGGTCAAATGGTGGCCGGCCGTAGCGTTGCTGACGGCAGGCGCTGGCGCATCGCTGCTACCGGCGATCGACGGGCTGCCGCTGTTCGGCTTTGCCGGCATGGCGCTGATGCTGGCGGGCGGCGTGGCCGGCGTGCCGTGGTTCGCCCGCACGCTGCTGTCACCGATCGCGCGTCGCGGTGGGACAAACGTTCCGCGCCTCTTGGCCGTCCGCCACCTCCACGGCGCGCCAAACGAGGCGGCGACCGCGCTGTGCGGCATCGTCGCCTCCACCGCGCTGATGATCGCGATGGCGACGATGGTGACCAGCTTCCGCGGCGCGGTCGACGACTGGCTGGGCGACGTGCTGGGCGCCGATCTGTACGCGCGCACGACCACCGGGGCATCGTTCGATCCCGCGACACGCGCGAGGTTGGCCGCCACACCCGGCATTGCGACTGTGGCGTTCAGCCGACAACTGCCGCTGACGATCGCCGCCGACCGGCCGCCGGTCAGCCTGATCGCACGGCCGGAGCGCAACGGCCGCGATCCGTTGCTGGTACTGATCGAGCGCGCGCCATCGCTGCCCGCCAATGCGTTACCTGTGTGGGTCTCGGAACCCGCCCAGCGGCTGTACGGCTGGGACGCTGGCGAGACGATCGAGCTGCCGATCGCCGGTCGCACCCGGTTCTTCGTCGCCGGTGTCTGGCGCGATTATGGCCGGCAGGCGGGCGCGGTGCTGATCGACGAAGGCGACTATCAGCGCCTGACCGGGGATGAGGGCCGCGACGAGATGTCGGTGATACTGGCGTTCGGTCAGGACGCCGGGCGCGTCGCCAGCGACCTGACCGCCCGGCTTCCGCCCGCGCTGCGTGGGCAAATGGAAATCGCGCGGCCCACGATGTTGCGGCGTTTGGCGTTGACGCTGTTCGACCGCAGCTTTGCGGTCACCTATCTGCTGGAGGCGGTGGCGATCCTGGTCGGACTGGCGGGCGTCGCGGCGACGATGTCGGCGCAGACCATCGCCCGCGAACGTGAATTCGGTATGCTCCGTCATCTGGGGTTTACTCGGGGACAGCTAACCTCGATGCTGGCGACCGAGGGCGCGATCGTCGGATTAACGGGTGCGCTTGCGGGCATCGGTCTCGGCCTGGTCCTGGCGCAGGTGCTGATCCACGTCATCAATCCGCAGTCGTTCAACTGGACCATGACGACACGCGTACCGACGGGCACGTTGATCGGGGTCGCCGCGGCATTGACGGGCGCGGCGGCGGTAACGGCGGTGCTGGCCGGACGTAGCGCGACGGCGCGTAGCGCGATCACGTCGGTTCGGGAGGATTGGTGA
- a CDS encoding calcium-binding protein: MATINGTTAKDNIRGTIYDDVISAYGGDDTVDGGAGNDRIYGGDGNDYLLGGDGVDRLYGERGNDRLDGGIGDDFLYGDIGNDLLVGGEGVDTLDGGAGYDQILGDGGNDIIYGGADRDYLDGGYGDDTIYAGAGDDGFLNEINPGTGLLTTQAVGGGAGNDRIYGEDGNDKLKGQSGNDLVDGGAGDDRVDGGDGDNTLLGGPGNDILSSEYGRDTLYGGDGQDNLQAGGGDDLADGGDDNDSINGEAGNDVLRGGNGNDLMLGGDGQDQLYGGEGFDKLFGETGADDLTGNGGADWFVFKGYGALDGGDRILDFENGIDRIVLEKLGVTRYAAGGAAGSVFATDLADGNVQLDVVTSAGAHFGITLVDANGTLNAAGIAANDFLFA; this comes from the coding sequence ATGGCGACGATCAACGGGACGACGGCGAAGGACAATATCCGGGGCACGATCTACGACGACGTTATCAGCGCCTATGGCGGCGACGATACCGTCGATGGCGGCGCGGGCAACGACCGCATCTATGGCGGCGACGGCAACGATTATCTCCTCGGCGGCGACGGCGTCGACCGGCTGTACGGCGAACGCGGCAACGATCGGCTGGACGGCGGCATTGGCGACGATTTCCTGTATGGCGACATCGGCAACGACCTGCTGGTCGGCGGCGAGGGCGTCGACACGCTGGATGGCGGCGCCGGCTATGACCAGATCCTCGGCGATGGCGGGAACGACATCATCTACGGCGGGGCCGATCGCGACTATCTCGACGGCGGCTACGGCGACGACACGATCTACGCGGGCGCGGGCGACGACGGCTTCCTCAATGAAATCAACCCCGGCACCGGCCTTCTGACGACGCAGGCGGTCGGCGGCGGCGCGGGCAACGATCGCATCTATGGCGAGGACGGCAACGACAAGCTGAAGGGTCAGTCGGGCAACGATCTGGTCGACGGCGGCGCGGGCGACGACCGGGTCGACGGCGGCGACGGCGACAACACGCTGCTGGGCGGGCCGGGCAACGACATCCTGTCGTCCGAATATGGTCGTGACACGCTGTACGGCGGCGACGGTCAGGACAATCTCCAGGCCGGTGGCGGCGACGATCTGGCCGATGGCGGCGACGACAATGATTCGATCAACGGCGAGGCCGGGAACGACGTGCTCCGCGGCGGCAACGGCAACGACCTGATGCTCGGCGGCGATGGTCAGGATCAACTGTACGGCGGCGAAGGCTTTGACAAATTGTTCGGGGAAACCGGCGCGGACGATCTGACAGGTAACGGCGGCGCGGACTGGTTCGTGTTCAAGGGCTATGGCGCGCTGGACGGCGGCGACCGCATCTTGGATTTCGAAAACGGCATCGACCGCATCGTGCTCGAGAAACTGGGCGTCACGCGCTACGCCGCGGGCGGTGCGGCGGGCAGCGTGTTCGCCACTGATCTGGCCGACGGCAACGTCCAGCTCGACGTGGTCACCTCTGCAGGGGCGCATTTCGGGATCACTTTGGTCGATGCGAACGGTACGTTGAACGCGGCCGGCATCGCGGCGAACGACTTCCTGTTCGCCTGA
- a CDS encoding carotenoid 1,2-hydratase, giving the protein MKRLAMMTGWLAAVAVAAPAATPYPQVRPGIGLRFPADHGAHPSFRTEWWYVTGWLKTADGKDLGFQVTFFRTRPPVDATNPSRFTAGQVLFAHAALSDPSTKRLLHGERAARQGFGLASARIGDADVAIRDWRLRRAADGRWRTTVVADGFQLALAFRPTQPPLPQGQGGYSRKGPRPDEASHYYSVPHLKVSGNVRVGGRPIAVTGEAWLDREWSSNYLAPTAQGWDWTGLNLDDGSALMAFRIRRKGGGTLWAGGSVRRPDGRTVVLGPGDVAFRPVAIWRSRATGATYPVMQDVSIRVDGKVMTRRLTPMFAAQELDARSSGLPVYWEGAVKTPGGRGYLELTGYYKALSM; this is encoded by the coding sequence ATGAAGCGGTTGGCGATGATGACCGGCTGGCTGGCGGCGGTCGCCGTGGCGGCGCCGGCCGCAACGCCTTACCCGCAGGTGCGGCCCGGCATCGGCTTGCGTTTCCCGGCCGATCACGGCGCGCATCCATCGTTCCGCACCGAATGGTGGTACGTCACCGGCTGGCTCAAGACGGCAGACGGGAAAGATCTCGGCTTCCAGGTGACGTTCTTTCGCACCAGGCCGCCGGTGGATGCGACCAATCCCAGCCGCTTCACCGCCGGGCAGGTTCTGTTCGCGCACGCCGCTTTGTCGGACCCGTCAACCAAGCGCCTGTTGCACGGCGAGCGGGCCGCGCGGCAGGGATTCGGGCTCGCATCGGCGCGGATCGGCGACGCGGACGTGGCGATCCGCGACTGGCGATTGCGGCGGGCGGCGGACGGACGCTGGCGGACGACCGTGGTCGCGGACGGTTTCCAGCTTGCGCTGGCGTTCCGGCCCACCCAGCCGCCATTGCCGCAGGGGCAGGGGGGCTACAGCCGGAAGGGACCGCGTCCCGACGAAGCGAGCCATTATTATTCGGTGCCGCATCTGAAGGTGTCCGGAAATGTGCGTGTCGGCGGCCGGCCGATCGCGGTCACCGGGGAGGCCTGGCTCGATCGTGAATGGTCCTCCAATTATCTTGCGCCGACCGCGCAGGGCTGGGACTGGACCGGCCTGAATCTTGACGACGGTTCGGCGCTGATGGCGTTCCGAATCCGGCGCAAGGGGGGCGGCACGTTATGGGCGGGCGGATCGGTGCGGCGGCCCGATGGGCGGACGGTGGTGCTCGGACCCGGCGACGTGGCGTTCCGGCCGGTCGCGATATGGCGAAGCCGGGCGACCGGCGCGACCTATCCGGTCATGCAGGACGTCAGCATCCGGGTCGACGGAAAGGTGATGACGCGCCGGCTGACGCCGATGTTCGCCGCGCAGGAACTGGATGCGCGATCGAGCGGGTTGCCGGTTTATTGGGAAGGGGCGGTGAAGACGCCGGGCGGGCGCGGCTATCTGGAGCTGACAGGGTATTACAAGGCCCTGTCGATGTAG